From Apus apus isolate bApuApu2 chromosome 13, bApuApu2.pri.cur, whole genome shotgun sequence, a single genomic window includes:
- the SH3RF2 gene encoding E3 ubiquitin-protein ligase SH3RF2: MDDLALLDLLECPVCFEKLDATAKVLPCQHTFCKPCLQRILKSQKELRCPECRTLVLCSIEQLPSNLLLIRLLDGVRCGQSVTRFGTIQRSGVLSSPASIRRVPRGLQLHQHRLATNPRVHMEGVPRAKALYSYRGHNPGELRFNKGDIIMLLRQLDENWYLGEVNGISGVFPASSVQVIKHLPLPPPLSRALYSCDLRGRDKTEGKDCLTFHKPNTTARQLLQTSKSHWSPQFKCASLRTASPKAKGADSPAFPKVPDSRRKSLRQFSITTALNTLNRMVHAPSERQALEISSPVLISSSNPTVATQSSEKAELPHGTPLQVSASYYPVPGSLGHSAAIVTVPHLQHHISTYMCVALHSYMAHRPEELELQKGEGVRVFGKEQDGWLRGMSLATGRVGIFPSNYVAPLFRKSILSDSKMPSLYASWTLSTSSLSSQGSISENGPRQSRALKPVLLPMPVPSPGRSVAGGQASLRRGRGSTRKNGSLQRPGQAGTPMHVAGSLRRPPTARPQQLQLYHQPSPAPHGAPAAGLAEGAARPSFSHDASPALLVRGGESRTPSVCSSVILDAKDPPSKSEAAPKPPASAPPSILVKPDTSRNGAEKQVKTVRFQNHSPPPPKRHSLQPSPSRTEPAPAAEVPLPEASPPGPELALLCSPRTSSSPLHQRRALHPKALSLDLSGPLTFPVRKNYSSISAN; the protein is encoded by the exons ATGGATGATTTAGCTCTCCTTGACCTGTTGGAGTGTCCTGTGTGCTTTGAAAAGCTCGATGCCACAGCGAAGGTGCTGCCTTGCCAGCACACTTTCTGCAAGCCCTGTCTGCAGAGGATCCTGAAATCCCAAAAGGAGCTCAGGTGCCCCGAGTGCAGGACCCTGGTGCTCTGCAGCATCGAGCAGCTGCCCTCCAACCTGCTCCTCATTCGTCTCCTGGATGGAGTCCGGTGTGGACAAAGTGTTACCAGGTTTGGCACAATCCAGAGGTCGGGGGTCCTGTCCTCCCCTGCCTCCATCAGGAGAGTTCCCAGAGGGTTGCAGCTTCATCAGCACCGGCTGGCAACAAATCCCAGGGTCCACATGGAAGGG GTCCCACGGGCCAAGGCCCTCTACTCCTACCGGGGACACAACCCCGGGGAgctgaggttcaacaagggggACATCATCATGCTGCTCCGACAGCTTGATGAGAACTGGTACCTGGGGGAGGTCAACGGAATCAGCGGCGTtttcccagccagctctgtgcAAGTCATCAAGCACCTGCCCCTGCCACCACCCCTCAGCAGAGCTCTCTACAGCTGTGACCTGAGGGGCAGGGACAAGACCGAGGGCAAGGACTGCCTGACGTTTCACAAG CCCAACACCACCGCCCGGCAGCTCCTGCAGACCAGCAAGAGCCACTGGTCCCCGCAGTTCAAGTGCGCGTCCCTCCGGACGGCGTCTCCCAAAGCGAAGGGCGCGGACTCGCCGGCGTTCCCCAAGGTGCCCGACTCCCGGCGGAAGAGCCTGCGGCAGTTCTCCATCACCACCGCCCTCAACACCCTCAACCGGATGGTCCACGCGCCCTCCGAGCGGCAGGCGCTGGAGATCAGCTCCCCCGTGCTGATCAGCTCCAGCAACCCCACCGTGGCCACCCAGAGCAGCGAGAAAGCCGAGCTGCCCCACGGGACCCCGCTGCAG GTCAGTGCATCTTACTATCCTGTGCCAGGGTCATTGGGGCACTCTGCAGCCATCGTCACTGTTCCCCACCTGCAACACCACATATCAACTTACAT GTGCGTGGCTCTGCATTCCTACATGGCTCACAGAccggaggagctggagctgcagaagggaGAAGGGGTCCGTGTGTTCGGGAAGGAGCAGGACGGCTGGCTGCGGGGCATGTCCCTTGCCACGGGGAGGGTGGGCATCTTCCCCAGCAACTACGTCGCTCCCCTCTTCAg GAAATCTATTCTCTCCGACTCGAAGATGCCTTCCCTCTATGCCTCCTGGACTCTGTCGACCTCCTCACTCTCCTCCCAAGGGAGCATCTCAGAGAATGGCCCAAGGCAAAGCAGAGCCTtgaagcctgtgctgctgcccatgCCTGTGCCCTCACCGGGGAGGAGCGTGGCTGGGGGACAGGCATCGCTGCGGCGTGGACGTGGCAGCACAAGGAAGA ACGGATCCCTGCAGAggccggggcaggcagggaccccCATGCACGTTGCTGGCTCCCTCCGGCGTCCTCCCACGGCGcggccccagcagctccagctttaccaccagcccagccccgcgccGCACGGCGCGCCCGCAGCCGGCCTGGCTGAGGGAGCAGCGAGGCCAAGCTTCTCCCACGACGCTTCACCAGCACTGTTGGTCAGAGGAGGGGAAAGCAGGACTCCTTCTGTCTGCAGCTCCGTGATCCTGGACGCCAAAGACCCTCCATCCAAGAGCGAGGCAGCTCCAAAGCCGCCCGCGTCAGCCCCGCCGTCCATCCTGGTGAAGCCGGACACCTCCCGCAACGGCGCCGAAAAG CAAGTGAAGACGGTGAGGTTCCAGAACCACAGCCCTCCACCGCCCAAGCGGCACAGCCTGCAGCCCTCGCCCAGCAGGACGGAGCCGGCACCCGCGGCCGAGGTGCCGCTGCCCGAGGCCAGCCCGCCGGGCCCCGAGCTGGCCCTGCTCTGCTCGCCCAggaccagctccagccccctgcaccAGCGGCGGGCCCTGCACCCCAAGGCGCTGTCTCTGGACCTCTCCGGGCCACTGACCTTCCCTGTCAGGAAGAACTACAGCAGCATCTCCGCCAACTGA